TGAAACGCGGTTCGGTGTTCGATCACACCGCCGTTGGCATCTCACTCACCGGTTATTCGATGCCGATTTTCTGGTGGGGCATCATGCTGATCATGCTGGTGTCGGTGCAACTCAACCTGACACCGGTTTCCGGGCGCGTCAGTGACACCATCTTCCTCGACGATAGTCATCCGCTCACCGGCTTTATGCTGATTGACACCCTGTTGTGGGGTGAACCGGGTGACTTCAAAGATGCGGTGATGCACATGATTCTGCCCGCCATCGTGTTAGGCACCATCCCGCTGGCGGTGATTGTGCGTATGACGCGCTCCTCGATGCTGGAAGTGCTGGGCGAAGACTACATCCGCACCGCGCGCGCCAAAGGGCTGACGCGGATGCGCGTGATTGTGGTGCACGCGCTGCGCAACGCCATGTTGCCGGTGGTGACCGTCATCGGTTTGCAGGTGGGTACCTTGCTGGCGGGCGCGATTCTGACAGAAACCATCTTCTCCTGGCCGGGCCTTGGGCGCTGGCTGATTGAAGCGCTGCAACGCCGTGACTATCCGGTGGTGCAGGGCGGCGTGCTGCTGGTGGCGATTCTGATCATCCTGGTCAACCTGCTGGTTGATCTGTTGTACGGCGTGGTGAATCCACGTATCCGTCATAAGAAATAAGGGGGCATCATGTCTGCTGTTGATCCCGCAAGCGTAAGCGCTGCACCCAAGCCGATGACCCCGATTCAGGAATTCTGGCACTACTTCAAACGTAACAAAGGCGCGGTGATTGGCCTGGTCTACATCGTACTGATGCTGCTGATCGCCATCTTTGCTGAGTTTCTG
This genomic stretch from Pantoea cypripedii harbors:
- the dppB gene encoding dipeptide ABC transporter permease DppB; this encodes MLQFILRRLGLVIPTFIGITLLTFAFVHLIPGDPVLIMAGERGISPERHAQLMAMFGLDQPLWKQYLTYINGVLHGDLGISLKSRIPVWDEFVPRFKATLELGICAMIFAIAVGIPVGVLAAVKRGSVFDHTAVGISLTGYSMPIFWWGIMLIMLVSVQLNLTPVSGRVSDTIFLDDSHPLTGFMLIDTLLWGEPGDFKDAVMHMILPAIVLGTIPLAVIVRMTRSSMLEVLGEDYIRTARAKGLTRMRVIVVHALRNAMLPVVTVIGLQVGTLLAGAILTETIFSWPGLGRWLIEALQRRDYPVVQGGVLLVAILIILVNLLVDLLYGVVNPRIRHKK